In a single window of the Anaerocolumna cellulosilytica genome:
- a CDS encoding carbohydrate ABC transporter permease — protein sequence MAKKKHKDLRKRKAITGYLYIAPFIIGFLAFMVLPLIESFRMSFSNVLIGSGSGGFVMEFVGLANIKKAFLVDPEFNRFLTDELSKMVIHVPTTLIVSFFMALLLNQSFKGRGMVRAIFFLPVILSSGVLVGLEFDNSLLAGMQDYIKANTNTASITTVLREILSNSNFGTRFLKVVFEIVDGVYDVVIASGIQIIIFLSGLQTISKSMYEAATIEGCTHWESFWKITLPMVSSVILVNMIYTIIDFFMRTDSEMMDKISSTMIAKMDYGFSSAMAWIYFVAVILIIAVFSAIISKWVYYYE from the coding sequence ATGGCTAAGAAAAAACATAAGGATTTAAGGAAGAGAAAAGCCATTACCGGATATTTGTACATAGCACCCTTTATTATCGGCTTCCTTGCGTTTATGGTATTGCCCTTAATCGAATCATTTAGGATGAGCTTTTCAAATGTACTAATCGGCAGCGGAAGTGGTGGTTTTGTCATGGAATTCGTAGGTTTGGCTAATATTAAAAAAGCCTTTTTAGTAGATCCGGAATTCAACCGTTTTTTAACGGATGAATTGTCTAAAATGGTCATACATGTTCCGACTACTTTGATTGTAAGTTTTTTTATGGCACTTCTTTTGAACCAGTCCTTTAAGGGGAGGGGAATGGTAAGGGCTATATTCTTTCTGCCAGTCATACTATCCTCAGGGGTATTGGTTGGACTGGAATTTGACAACAGTCTTCTTGCAGGAATGCAGGACTATATTAAGGCAAATACCAATACGGCAAGTATTACGACTGTGTTAAGAGAAATCCTGTCAAACAGTAATTTTGGTACCAGGTTTCTAAAGGTAGTTTTTGAAATTGTGGATGGAGTTTATGATGTTGTGATTGCCTCCGGTATACAGATTATTATTTTCTTGTCCGGTCTGCAAACGATTTCAAAAAGCATGTACGAAGCGGCTACCATTGAAGGCTGTACCCATTGGGAGAGTTTTTGGAAGATAACACTGCCTATGGTAAGCTCTGTCATACTGGTTAATATGATTTATACGATAATAGATTTCTTTATGCGCACAGACAGCGAGATGATGGATAAGATTAGTTCTACGATGATAGCCAAAATGGATTATGGCTTTAGTTCTGCTATGGCTTGGATATACTTTGTGGCAGTCATTCTTATTATAGCTGTGTTCAGTGCAATTATTTCAAAGTGGGTGTACTATTATGAATAG
- a CDS encoding carbohydrate ABC transporter permease, whose amino-acid sequence MNRLLSVKWKEFYSRNKKSGGYLLRKKVCYILYRIIRAILLFGLCFLILQPLMNKISLSFMKERDLYDPTIIVVPRNFTTENYKLVNQLIGFWRAFGNSIGISLLVSVIQVAFCTLVGYGFARFQFPLKRFWFACVVLVIVVPPQTIMSSLYLNFRFFDIFGLITLVTGSTINLQKSIVPYLLLCMTCMGLKSGLYIFLIRQYFRGIPKELEEAAYVDGCGNFNTFIKIMLPDAKPILISCFLFAFVWQWTDAFYSKMFIGNIALISNKLTSISGLLNDYLTSINGTATKASVAYGQMMISTGMIMAIIPLLLLYIIAQKGFVENLSQTGLKM is encoded by the coding sequence ATGAATAGATTACTTAGTGTGAAATGGAAGGAATTTTATAGCAGGAACAAAAAATCAGGTGGATATCTTTTAAGAAAAAAGGTCTGCTATATTTTATACCGCATTATCCGTGCAATACTGTTATTCGGACTGTGCTTTCTGATATTGCAGCCTCTGATGAATAAGATATCTTTAAGTTTTATGAAAGAGAGAGATTTATACGACCCAACCATTATAGTGGTTCCAAGGAATTTTACAACTGAAAATTATAAGTTGGTGAACCAGTTAATTGGCTTTTGGAGGGCGTTTGGCAATTCCATTGGAATATCTTTGTTAGTCAGTGTGATTCAGGTGGCCTTTTGTACTTTGGTGGGATATGGTTTTGCAAGATTTCAATTCCCTTTAAAGCGATTTTGGTTTGCCTGTGTGGTTCTGGTTATTGTTGTGCCGCCGCAGACAATTATGTCTTCACTTTATCTGAACTTCAGGTTTTTTGATATATTTGGACTTATTACATTAGTGACAGGAAGCACCATAAACTTACAAAAATCAATTGTGCCTTACTTATTATTGTGTATGACTTGTATGGGATTAAAAAGCGGACTGTATATTTTTTTAATCAGGCAGTATTTTAGGGGAATACCAAAAGAGCTTGAGGAAGCCGCATATGTGGATGGATGTGGTAATTTCAATACGTTTATCAAGATTATGCTGCCGGATGCTAAGCCAATATTAATTTCCTGCTTTCTATTTGCTTTTGTATGGCAATGGACGGATGCATTTTATTCCAAAATGTTTATCGGTAATATAGCGTTGATTTCAAACAAATTAACATCTATCAGTGGTTTACTCAATGATTATCTAACCTCTATCAACGGAACGGCAACAAAGGCTTCCGTAGCCTATGGGCAGATGATGATTTCAACAGGTATGATAATGGCAATTATCCCTTTATTGCTGCTATATATAATAGCGCAAAAGGGTTTTGTAGAAAATTTAAGCCAGACCGGCTTAAAAATGTAA
- a CDS encoding ABC transporter substrate-binding protein, which produces MMKQGMKKWLALLVTVVLCAGSFTACGGENGKQTVGESTVTPEATEAAQTEVTPEAEEEPAMDLGGMEIVIGDWWSSETEAEPANAMEEARLEYREMIQEKYNFTMKQVSISNYDGMQELFTTSVMADDPAAQIFLLSPAWISQPLANGLLYDLSTLNSLDFNQNKWIRNVKEIMSFGDSIYGMAAGKAEPKLGVYWNKRLFKEAGLDPDLPYDLQASGEWTWNKFEELCKKLTIDSNNDGTIDSYAMANFSIDFFRGAVVSNNARFIGKDDAGKFYNATNEPNFLEALQWGVGLIEKGYEMPVPTDAEWDWFISAFRDAKVAMQAAEQYQVGTWEEMPDDWGFVLFPKGPKSDTYSVYFGDNVAVIPSCYDKETAEKIAFAYNLWTEPTPGYEDEDSWKDGYYTRFRDERAVDETLTMMYDGTSVENNDNLPLVYGTSYGDILYAVYALEKTPAEKIEEIAATWKALIEDANK; this is translated from the coding sequence ATGATGAAACAAGGTATGAAAAAATGGCTGGCGTTATTAGTGACAGTGGTTTTATGTGCAGGTTCTTTTACTGCCTGCGGCGGTGAGAACGGAAAACAAACAGTAGGAGAGAGTACAGTAACACCGGAGGCAACAGAGGCTGCGCAGACAGAAGTAACACCGGAGGCAGAGGAAGAGCCGGCTATGGATTTGGGCGGAATGGAAATTGTAATAGGTGACTGGTGGTCATCAGAGACAGAGGCTGAGCCGGCAAATGCTATGGAGGAAGCCAGACTGGAATACAGAGAGATGATTCAGGAAAAGTACAACTTTACGATGAAACAGGTCTCGATCTCTAATTATGATGGCATGCAGGAATTGTTTACGACCTCAGTTATGGCGGATGATCCGGCAGCTCAGATATTTTTGCTGTCACCTGCATGGATATCCCAGCCTCTTGCCAATGGCTTGCTATACGATTTGTCAACCTTAAACAGTCTGGATTTTAACCAAAACAAATGGATACGTAATGTAAAAGAAATTATGTCCTTTGGAGATTCCATTTACGGTATGGCTGCCGGCAAAGCAGAACCAAAACTTGGTGTCTACTGGAATAAAAGATTATTTAAGGAAGCCGGACTTGACCCAGATCTGCCCTATGATTTACAAGCAAGCGGAGAATGGACCTGGAATAAGTTCGAAGAGCTGTGTAAAAAATTAACCATTGATAGTAACAATGACGGAACCATCGACAGCTATGCTATGGCGAATTTTTCTATTGATTTCTTCCGAGGAGCTGTAGTATCCAATAATGCCAGATTTATAGGTAAAGATGACGCGGGAAAATTCTATAATGCAACCAATGAGCCAAACTTTTTAGAGGCACTCCAATGGGGTGTTGGACTTATTGAAAAAGGGTATGAAATGCCGGTACCTACGGATGCAGAATGGGATTGGTTTATCTCAGCATTTCGTGATGCCAAAGTTGCAATGCAGGCAGCAGAGCAGTATCAGGTCGGTACATGGGAAGAGATGCCGGATGATTGGGGATTTGTCTTATTTCCTAAAGGACCTAAGAGTGATACGTACTCTGTGTATTTTGGGGATAATGTAGCAGTTATACCTTCCTGCTATGATAAAGAAACAGCGGAAAAAATTGCATTTGCTTATAATTTATGGACAGAGCCTACGCCAGGTTATGAAGATGAAGATTCCTGGAAAGACGGCTACTATACCAGATTCCGTGATGAACGGGCAGTGGATGAGACTTTGACGATGATGTATGATGGAACCTCAGTTGAAAACAATGATAACCTTCCACTGGTATATGGAACTAGCTACGGGGATATCTTATATGCCGTTTATGCACTGGAAAAGACGCCGGCTGAAAAGATTGAAGAAATAGCTGCAACTTGGAAGGCGCTCATTGAGGATGCAAACAAATAA
- a CDS encoding glycoside hydrolase family 43 protein, translated as MVIKEELKSLFQEVEWKESYRKEGENNPLITSCYGADPYALVFGDQIYVYMTNDEYMYDAQGNITANTYSNIRSIRCISSADLVNWTNHGLIFVKGSGGVTSWAHNSWAPAAIHKKINGKDKFFLYFANSASSIGVLTADFPEGPFSDPLGKPIITRETPNCSGVVWLFDPAVFTDDDGVSYLYFGGGVPEGKTEFPGTARVIRLSEDMIHTEGSAVAIDAPFMFEDSGINKIGDTYVYSYCSNWDSREHTVSEHVPEIGEIIYMTSKNPMGPWEYRGSILKNPGKFFGVYGNNHHCMAEFRGSWYMFYHTQVLQENIGVKGGYRSTHVNEVKMGEDGSIKPIQADKNGVSQLKHMNPYETVLAATRSDQGGKRLKETLKYSQETKQILPDEIETGDWIKVSGLNFGETGAKTFTLRVICKKAEGAVRVTKDSLQGEDITYAKINGLDSKGEVLDITVPVKEITGVHDIYISFVGSGYSLEAWKFEKA; from the coding sequence ATGGTTATAAAAGAAGAGTTAAAATCTTTGTTTCAGGAAGTAGAATGGAAAGAAAGTTATAGAAAAGAAGGGGAAAATAATCCACTGATAACAAGCTGTTATGGGGCGGATCCTTATGCACTGGTATTTGGCGATCAGATTTATGTTTATATGACAAATGATGAGTATATGTATGATGCACAAGGAAATATCACAGCAAATACGTATTCTAATATACGAAGCATAAGGTGCATTTCATCAGCAGATTTGGTGAATTGGACAAATCATGGCTTGATATTCGTCAAGGGAAGCGGTGGGGTTACAAGCTGGGCTCATAATTCCTGGGCACCTGCTGCAATCCATAAAAAAATTAATGGAAAAGATAAATTTTTTCTTTATTTTGCAAACTCAGCTAGCTCTATTGGCGTATTAACAGCAGATTTTCCGGAAGGTCCTTTCTCTGATCCACTGGGAAAACCAATCATAACAAGAGAAACACCGAATTGCTCTGGGGTAGTGTGGCTGTTTGATCCGGCTGTCTTTACAGATGATGATGGTGTATCTTATCTTTACTTTGGTGGAGGCGTACCGGAAGGGAAAACGGAGTTTCCAGGGACGGCAAGGGTGATTCGATTAAGCGAGGACATGATTCACACGGAGGGCAGTGCAGTTGCCATTGATGCCCCCTTTATGTTTGAAGATTCCGGCATTAATAAAATTGGAGATACCTATGTCTATTCTTACTGCTCCAATTGGGACAGTAGGGAACATACCGTAAGTGAACACGTACCTGAGATAGGGGAAATTATATATATGACCAGTAAAAATCCCATGGGACCTTGGGAATACAGAGGTTCCATACTAAAGAATCCAGGAAAATTTTTTGGTGTTTATGGGAATAATCATCATTGCATGGCAGAATTTAGAGGCAGTTGGTATATGTTTTATCACACACAGGTTCTTCAGGAGAACATCGGTGTGAAAGGAGGCTATCGGAGTACCCATGTAAATGAGGTTAAAATGGGGGAAGACGGCAGTATTAAGCCAATTCAGGCAGATAAAAACGGAGTAAGCCAGTTAAAGCACATGAATCCTTATGAAACCGTATTGGCAGCTACTAGGTCCGACCAAGGAGGCAAACGGCTAAAGGAAACGCTAAAGTACTCTCAGGAAACGAAGCAGATACTGCCAGATGAGATTGAGACAGGGGATTGGATAAAGGTTAGTGGATTGAATTTTGGAGAGACTGGTGCAAAAACATTCACGCTTCGAGTAATTTGCAAGAAAGCAGAAGGAGCAGTCAGAGTGACAAAAGACAGCTTACAAGGGGAAGACATTACCTATGCTAAAATAAACGGCTTAGATAGTAAGGGAGAAGTTCTAGATATTACAGTACCTGTAAAAGAAATAACGGGAGTACATGATATATATATTTCTTTTGTGGGAAGTGGATATTCGTTAGAAGCTTGGAAATTCGAAAAAGCATAA
- a CDS encoding glycoside hydrolase family 127 protein translates to MDMNASNPLSLKEVHVKDSFWSTYIKLVKEVVIPYQWEVLNDNVAEAEPSHVMKNFRIAAGLEEGEFYGFFFQDTDLAKWLEAVAYSLQTTTDKELEKLADDAIDLVEKAQQPDGYLNTYFTIGRMEKRWTNLEECHELYTAGHFIEAGVAYHQATGKRKLLDVVCRFADYIDSVFGPEPGKIRGYDGHQEIELALVKLYRETGNDRYLNLSRFFIEERGQEPYYFQEEWKKRDRISFWDMRVSGPPADRKKYLQTHLPVKEQKEAVGHAVRVVYMLTGMAEVAKETGDSMLYNACKELWNNIVTKQMYITGGIGSTSIGEAFTFDYDLPNDTVYAETCASIGLIVFAQKMLQIENKSCYADVIERALYNVIISSMSRDGRHFFYVNPLEVWPKASEKNPVKKHVKPVRQKWFGCACCPPNLARLITSLGQYIYTQKERTLFVHQFISSSANLEIDGKRVCIHQTTEYPWYGNVRLELELEGREELELAIRIPGWCKEYTVRMSGKEQLREQAVVDNGYLILAGEFTSGTFIELKLDMPVTLMKANPKVRADAGKVVMQRGPVIYCLEEVDNGENLSNITLDPDAPVSVQFDSELLDGAITLITKGYRDVFDEKAAQGDLYQPYKKEREEVSIKAVPYGIWGNRTPGEMLVWVRI, encoded by the coding sequence ATGGATATGAACGCATCTAATCCGTTATCTTTAAAAGAGGTTCATGTAAAAGACAGCTTTTGGTCAACCTATATAAAGCTGGTAAAAGAGGTAGTAATTCCCTATCAATGGGAGGTTTTAAATGACAATGTAGCGGAAGCGGAACCAAGTCACGTTATGAAAAACTTTAGGATTGCAGCAGGTCTTGAAGAGGGGGAATTTTATGGATTCTTCTTTCAGGATACAGATCTTGCCAAATGGCTTGAAGCAGTTGCATACAGCTTACAAACAACGACTGACAAGGAACTTGAAAAACTGGCAGATGATGCGATTGACTTAGTGGAAAAGGCACAGCAGCCAGACGGGTATCTAAACACCTATTTTACAATCGGACGAATGGAAAAAAGATGGACCAACTTAGAAGAATGCCACGAATTATATACTGCCGGTCACTTTATTGAAGCCGGTGTAGCTTACCACCAAGCAACAGGTAAACGTAAATTACTTGATGTTGTATGCCGTTTTGCAGACTACATAGACAGTGTATTCGGACCGGAACCCGGAAAGATAAGGGGGTATGACGGTCATCAGGAAATCGAACTGGCATTGGTTAAATTATACCGGGAGACTGGCAATGATAGGTATTTGAATCTGAGCAGGTTTTTTATAGAAGAACGTGGGCAGGAGCCTTATTATTTTCAAGAGGAATGGAAAAAAAGAGACCGGATATCCTTTTGGGACATGAGAGTTTCAGGGCCACCAGCCGACCGGAAAAAATATCTGCAAACCCATCTCCCGGTAAAAGAGCAAAAAGAAGCCGTAGGTCATGCAGTTCGCGTAGTCTATATGTTGACCGGTATGGCGGAGGTTGCCAAGGAAACCGGTGATAGTATGCTTTATAATGCCTGTAAGGAATTGTGGAATAACATTGTAACAAAGCAAATGTACATTACCGGAGGAATCGGTTCCACCTCTATAGGGGAGGCTTTTACCTTTGATTATGATTTACCCAATGACACCGTATATGCGGAAACTTGTGCATCCATTGGATTGATTGTATTCGCGCAGAAAATGCTCCAAATAGAAAATAAAAGCTGTTATGCAGATGTCATTGAGCGGGCTTTATATAATGTGATTATTAGCTCCATGTCAAGGGATGGGCGGCATTTCTTTTATGTAAATCCATTAGAGGTATGGCCAAAAGCCAGCGAAAAGAATCCGGTTAAAAAGCACGTAAAACCGGTTCGTCAAAAATGGTTTGGCTGCGCCTGCTGCCCTCCCAATCTGGCAAGGTTAATTACTTCCCTTGGTCAGTATATCTATACCCAGAAGGAGAGAACCCTATTTGTACACCAGTTTATCAGCAGTTCTGCTAATTTAGAGATTGACGGAAAAAGAGTATGTATTCATCAGACCACTGAATATCCATGGTACGGTAATGTTCGTTTAGAGTTAGAATTAGAGGGCAGGGAAGAGTTGGAACTGGCAATCCGAATTCCTGGCTGGTGTAAGGAATATACTGTACGTATGAGTGGCAAGGAACAGCTTAGGGAACAGGCAGTTGTTGATAATGGCTACCTTATCCTTGCCGGTGAATTTACAAGTGGTACATTTATTGAACTGAAACTTGATATGCCGGTAACACTGATGAAGGCAAACCCTAAAGTAAGGGCAGATGCAGGAAAAGTCGTTATGCAGAGAGGGCCTGTAATCTATTGTCTGGAAGAAGTGGATAATGGAGAAAATCTATCTAATATTACGCTGGACCCGGATGCACCGGTGTCAGTACAGTTTGATTCAGAACTTTTAGATGGTGCCATAACTCTGATAACAAAGGGATATCGGGATGTTTTTGACGAGAAAGCAGCCCAAGGAGATTTATATCAGCCTTACAAAAAGGAGAGAGAAGAAGTGTCTATAAAAGCAGTACCATACGGAATCTGGGGAAATCGTACACCGGGTGAGATGTTGGTATGGGTTCGGATTTAG
- a CDS encoding polysaccharide deacetylase family protein → MKVLIKCKQYYKTILVTIAFILLTLSIASSIYDIYEVSSSNPKICVPIIMYHQVKDNSFGKDVISPTEFESDLQYLKDNKYNTITMTQLIDYVYNSTALPGNPIILTFDDGYLNTYKNVYPLLKKYDMKIVLSVVGKTVDDFSKVFDDNINYASTTWNQIKEMSASGHVEIQNHSYNLHKIKNGRYGVYQKNGEAFIDYETVLAEDFMKLQEIVEEVTEKAPNTFTYPYGKYNNNTEDIIKKLGFKATLSCTYGVNLIDNNPETLYGLRRMCRSHRYPMAELLKDGIETLKYRND, encoded by the coding sequence TTGAAAGTATTGATAAAATGCAAACAATATTATAAAACCATATTAGTTACAATTGCTTTTATTCTATTAACTTTATCCATCGCTAGCAGTATCTATGATATCTATGAGGTTTCTTCCTCTAATCCTAAAATATGCGTTCCTATTATTATGTATCATCAGGTAAAGGATAATAGTTTTGGTAAAGATGTAATAAGTCCTACTGAATTTGAAAGTGATTTACAATACCTAAAGGATAATAAGTACAACACCATAACCATGACCCAATTAATAGACTATGTGTATAACAGTACAGCATTACCTGGTAACCCTATTATACTGACCTTTGATGATGGTTATCTAAATACATATAAGAATGTATATCCTTTACTAAAAAAATATGATATGAAAATTGTTCTTTCCGTAGTAGGTAAAACTGTGGATGATTTCTCCAAAGTCTTTGACGATAACATTAATTATGCCAGTACAACATGGAATCAGATTAAGGAAATGTCCGCCTCCGGACATGTAGAAATACAGAATCATTCTTATAATTTACATAAAATTAAAAATGGAAGATATGGCGTCTACCAGAAGAATGGAGAGGCTTTCATAGATTATGAAACCGTGTTAGCGGAAGACTTTATGAAGCTTCAAGAAATTGTTGAAGAGGTAACAGAAAAAGCTCCCAATACCTTTACCTATCCCTATGGAAAATATAATAATAACACTGAAGATATTATCAAAAAGCTGGGATTTAAAGCCACCTTATCCTGTACCTATGGTGTGAATTTAATAGATAATAATCCAGAAACCTTATATGGACTCAGACGAATGTGCCGTTCCCACAGATATCCTATGGCAGAACTTTTAAAGGATGGAATCGAAACTTTAAAGTACCGTAACGATTAA
- a CDS encoding GNAT family N-acetyltransferase codes for MEVSIVKGNPMSEAGARLNQMALDYMAYSLIGSKDGNMIERTLRSLWKQKENRFSHEYAFEAKLMGDTVGMVTCYSVTVMNELAWPTTRRLLKLRRWELVKYALLHLNEIIAMLALKEGRDGEYHIGTLATLPESRGYGIGSKLIAHVEAYAIQHGFQRISLTVKKDNEKARKLYEKLGYQIVGSINKKPFFLYRMAKKLC; via the coding sequence ATGGAAGTTAGCATTGTAAAAGGGAATCCTATGTCAGAGGCGGGGGCGAGGCTGAACCAGATGGCACTGGATTATATGGCTTATTCATTGATTGGTTCAAAGGATGGCAATATGATTGAAAGAACGTTAAGAAGTCTTTGGAAGCAAAAGGAAAACCGATTCAGCCATGAATATGCATTTGAAGCAAAGCTTATGGGAGATACGGTTGGAATGGTAACCTGTTACTCAGTAACTGTAATGAATGAGTTGGCCTGGCCTACCACTAGAAGACTTTTAAAACTTAGAAGGTGGGAATTGGTAAAATATGCATTGCTTCATTTGAATGAAATAATAGCTATGCTAGCTTTAAAGGAAGGAAGAGATGGAGAATATCATATTGGAACGTTGGCTACCTTACCGGAAAGCAGAGGGTACGGAATCGGCTCAAAACTAATTGCTCATGTGGAGGCATATGCAATACAACACGGTTTCCAAAGAATATCCTTAACGGTAAAAAAGGATAACGAAAAAGCACGTAAGCTTTATGAAAAACTAGGCTATCAGATTGTTGGATCTATAAATAAAAAGCCGTTTTTCTTGTATCGAATGGCAAAAAAGCTTTGCTAA
- a CDS encoding TetR/AcrR family transcriptional regulator — MDEKIYFKVLKLFGNKGTRFTTDDLARELGTSKRTIYNYFASKDEIIEKTIGFVFRDMHQADERILKDDSITLPEKLKLVLENIPDAYNLGAIIRHKDDLQRFYPNLWDEVNKHLNEAWDDLLELIEVGIHEQELAEVNTEVLRLMLNEALRKLLDYEYLAQKSFSFESGMKAMYDIILYGILKR, encoded by the coding sequence ATGGATGAAAAAATATATTTTAAGGTATTAAAATTATTTGGTAATAAAGGTACCCGTTTTACAACCGATGACTTGGCTAGAGAACTTGGCACCAGTAAACGAACCATATACAACTATTTTGCCAGCAAAGATGAGATAATCGAAAAAACCATTGGCTTTGTATTCCGGGATATGCATCAGGCAGATGAGAGGATTCTTAAGGATGATTCAATAACCCTGCCGGAGAAACTAAAATTAGTATTGGAAAACATTCCCGATGCCTATAATCTTGGTGCAATCATACGACACAAAGATGATTTGCAGAGATTCTATCCTAATTTATGGGATGAAGTTAATAAGCATCTTAATGAAGCCTGGGATGACCTTCTTGAACTGATAGAAGTCGGGATACATGAGCAGGAATTGGCAGAAGTGAATACAGAAGTACTTCGATTGATGTTAAATGAAGCCTTGAGAAAGCTTTTAGATTATGAATATCTTGCCCAAAAGTCCTTTAGCTTTGAAAGCGGCATGAAAGCAATGTATGATATTATACTGTACGGAATATTAAAGCGTTAG
- a CDS encoding polysaccharide deacetylase family protein — MVKINYKKILLYAVVFTLLYFFGGGIAMFVNAYEKDILQASEENWGLGFGAEGQPPTANATAAELKQFDAYYIGDTGKKVIYLTFDAGYENGYTAAILDALKKHNVSATFFLVGNYMSTEPDMVKRMIEEGHNVANHTYNHPNMSKISSMEAFSKEIGDLETSFEGITGEKMVKYYRPPQGKYSESNLKMAKELGYKTFFWSLAYVDWYNDKQPTKEEAFKKLLGRIHPGAIVLLHSTSKTNSEILDELLTKWEEMGYSFGTLNDITG, encoded by the coding sequence ATGGTCAAAATAAACTACAAAAAGATTCTCCTCTATGCCGTGGTTTTTACCCTCTTGTATTTTTTTGGAGGGGGAATTGCAATGTTTGTAAATGCTTATGAAAAGGATATACTACAAGCAAGCGAGGAAAACTGGGGTCTTGGCTTTGGGGCGGAAGGGCAGCCTCCTACGGCCAATGCAACGGCAGCAGAACTAAAGCAGTTCGATGCTTATTACATTGGTGATACCGGCAAGAAGGTGATTTACCTAACCTTTGATGCGGGCTATGAAAACGGTTATACCGCTGCAATACTGGACGCACTGAAAAAGCATAATGTATCTGCCACCTTCTTTCTCGTAGGTAATTATATGTCAACTGAGCCGGATATGGTAAAACGAATGATAGAAGAGGGGCATAATGTAGCCAACCACACTTATAATCACCCCAATATGTCTAAGATATCATCTATGGAGGCGTTTTCAAAGGAAATAGGAGATTTAGAAACCTCTTTTGAAGGGATTACCGGAGAAAAGATGGTTAAATACTATAGACCGCCACAGGGAAAATACAGTGAGAGTAACCTGAAAATGGCGAAAGAGCTTGGTTATAAAACATTTTTCTGGAGTCTAGCCTATGTAGACTGGTACAACGATAAGCAGCCTACGAAGGAAGAAGCCTTCAAGAAACTTTTGGGAAGAATTCATCCCGGGGCAATAGTATTATTACACAGTACATCAAAGACCAATTCTGAGATTTTAGATGAACTTTTAACAAAATGGGAAGAGATGGGCTATAGCTTTGGTACTCTTAATGATATTACCGGATAA
- a CDS encoding N-acetylmuramoyl-L-alanine amidase, whose translation MKKKYFNIISLFIVLLASNLLSKNGVAVIKEILGEKDNRVIIVIDAGHGGFDPGKIGINKALEKDINLSISKKLKGYLEQKGIKVIMTREEDKGLHDENTGDKKRADMRKRVSIINESDALIAVSIHQNSFTAESSKGFQAFYYQNSVEGKLLAETLQEKAKDTLKDGNRREAKSNQSYYMLKNTRCPLVIVECGFLSNWTEAKLLCDEEYQKKVAWAIHLGILEYLNLKAADLNTLN comes from the coding sequence ATGAAAAAAAAATATTTTAATATAATCAGTCTGTTCATCGTACTTTTAGCAAGTAATCTGTTATCCAAAAATGGAGTTGCAGTTATAAAAGAAATATTAGGTGAGAAGGACAATAGAGTAATTATAGTTATTGATGCAGGTCATGGAGGTTTTGATCCCGGTAAGATAGGCATAAACAAGGCTCTGGAAAAGGATATTAATTTAAGCATCTCTAAAAAATTAAAAGGATATCTGGAGCAAAAAGGTATAAAAGTAATTATGACACGAGAAGAAGACAAAGGGTTGCATGATGAGAATACAGGAGATAAGAAAAGGGCAGATATGCGAAAACGAGTATCAATTATCAATGAAAGTGATGCTCTGATTGCAGTCAGTATCCATCAAAATAGCTTTACTGCGGAAAGTTCAAAGGGGTTTCAGGCTTTTTATTATCAAAACTCAGTGGAGGGAAAGCTATTAGCAGAAACTTTGCAGGAAAAGGCAAAGGATACTTTAAAAGACGGTAACCGCCGAGAGGCAAAGTCAAACCAAAGTTATTATATGTTAAAGAATACAAGGTGTCCTTTGGTTATAGTGGAATGTGGATTTCTTTCCAATTGGACGGAAGCAAAATTACTGTGTGATGAGGAATATCAGAAAAAAGTAGCCTGGGCAATACATCTTGGGATACTGGAATATCTGAATCTAAAAGCAGCAGACCTAAATACACTAAATTAA